The Streptomyces sp. B3I8 nucleotide sequence CCCCGAGCGACCGTTGTGACTAGCGGGCGGCCCTGGCGTAGCGGCGAATGGGCTTGGTCATGTCAGTCACCTCCCTCCTCGAATAGCTCCTGCCGACTCAACGGGCGGATCACTCGCACCCGTTGAGTGGTTCGGGGGGCCGGCCGGGCTCAGCGCGCCGGGGTGGCGGGGCCGCGGGTCCGGCTGTCGGGGGTCGTTTCGGGTCGCTCCACCGGTACGGGGCGGGCGGCGGACAGCAGCGCGTCGGCGACAGCCCGCAGCGGGGCCAGCAGCGCGGGGTCCGCCAGCTCTCTTCCGCGGCGCGGCAGTTGGTCGGCACGGGCGACCGCCAGCACCGGATGGTCCAGCACATCGGCTCCGGCGCCGTCGAGCACGTCCCGCAGGATCTCCTGCGCCTCCGCGGCGCCGTGGAACCCTGTGGAGGCACTCATGACGGCCACCGGCTTGCCGGCGAGCACACATCCCGCCTCCGGCCGGGACAGCCAGTCGAGGGCGTTCTTCAG carries:
- a CDS encoding NADPH-dependent FMN reductase, whose protein sequence is MTRIVLVSGSLRRHSLNSALLATAQRVLDEHDGVRTSVLDPRSLPHFDHDLDVDGGPSPVAAARGLVGAADGLLISTPSYNGAPPGVLKNALDWLSRPEAGCVLAGKPVAVMSASTGFHGAAEAQEILRDVLDGAGADVLDHPVLAVARADQLPRRGRELADPALLAPLRAVADALLSAARPVPVERPETTPDSRTRGPATPAR